In the Populus trichocarpa isolate Nisqually-1 chromosome 1, P.trichocarpa_v4.1, whole genome shotgun sequence genome, one interval contains:
- the LOC18093984 gene encoding axial regulator YABBY 1 — protein sequence MSSSSSLSLDHLPPSEQLCYVHCNICDTVLAVSVPCTSLFKTVTVRCGHCTNLLPVNMRGLFLPSASQFPLGHNLYSPSHNLLDDQIPNPTPNFLINQTHVNDFSVTVRGMADHELPRPPVIHRPPEKRQRVPSAYNRFIKDEIQRIKAGNPDISHREAFSAAAKNWAHFPHIHFGLMPDQAMKKNNVRQQEGEDVLINDGFFASSNVGVTTPY from the exons ATGTCCAGCTCTTCTTCCTTGTCTCTGGACCACCTCCCTCCCTCCGAGCAGCTCTGTTATGTCCATTGCAACATTTGTGACACTGTGCTTGCG GTGAGTGTTCCTTGCACCAGCTTATTCAAGACAGTTACTGTTCGATGTGGTCACTGCACCAATCTCCTTCCCGTCAACATGCGTGGGTTGTTTTTGCCTTCTGCTAGTCAGTTTCCCTTGGGTCACAATCTCTACTCTCCTTCTCATAATCTCCTG GATGATCAGATCCCAAACCCAACTCCAAACTTCTTGATCAATCAAACCCATGTGAATGACTTTAGCGTTACAGTTCGAGGAATGGCTGATCATGAACTTCCTAGGCCACCCGTTATCCACAGAC CTCCAGAGAAGAGACAAAGAGTCCCCTCTGCGTACAATCGCTTCATCAA GGACGAGATCCAACGAATCAAGGCTGGAAATCCAGATATAAGTCACAGAGAAGCATTCAGTGCAGCGGCTAAGAAT TGGGCCCACTTCCCACATATTCACTTCGGTCTCATGCCCGATCAGGCCATGAAGAAGAATAACGTGCGCCAACAG GAAGGAGAAGATGTTCTGATCAACGATGGGTTTTTTGCTTCTTCTAATGTTGGTGTCACTACCCCTTACTAA
- the LOC18093985 gene encoding monocopper oxidase-like protein SKU5, translated as MALRSKFLALFLIHICLLLSLCLAADPFVSYDFEVSYITASPLGVPQQVIAINGKFPGPTINVTTNNNVAINIKNKLDENLLMHWSGIQQRRSSWQDGVLGTNCPIPPKWNWTYQFQVKDQIGSFFYFPTLHMQRASGGFGSFVINNRAIIPIPFDTPHGDIVILIGDWYKRNHTALRKALDAGKDLGMPDGVLINGKGPYQYNTTLVPDGIDYETIEVQPGKTYRIRVHNVGTSTSLNFRIQNHNLLLAESEGSYTVQQNYTSLDIHVGQSYSFLVTMDQNASTDYYIVASARFVNESQWKRVTGVAILHYTNSKGKAKGPLPEAPNDEFDKTFSMNQARSIRWNVSASGARPNPQGSFRYGSINVTDVYVLKNKPLVTINGKRRATLSGISFVNPTTPIRLADQFKVKGAYKLDFPETPLTGPPKMATSVINGTYRGFMEVILQNNDTKMHSYHLSGYAVFVVGMDYGEWTENSRGTYNKWDGIARSTVQAYPGAWTAILVSLDNVGVWNLRTENLDSWYLGQETYIRIVNPEETNKTELPIPDNALFCGELSKLQKPEDISFAASITGNRSKLLFMLLMAVCALMSVFG; from the exons ATGGCTTTGCGTAGCAAGTTTTTAGCTTTGTTTCTTATCCACATTTGCTTGCTTTTGAGCTTGTGTTTAGCTGCAGATCCTTTTGTTAGTTATGACTTTGAAGTCTCCTACATCACTGCTTCTCCTCTTGGTGTGCCTCAACAG GTTATTGCTATAAATGGAAAGTTTCCTGGTCCTACTATCAATGTGACCACTAACAACAATGTTGCTATCAATATCAAGAACAAATTGGATGAGAATCTCCTTATGCATtg GTCTGGAATTCAACAAAGGAGAAGTTCATGGCAAGATGGGGTTCTTGGTACTAACTGTCCAATTCCCCCAAAGTGGAACTGGACTTACCAGTTTCAGGTTAAAGATCAGATAGGGAGTTTCTTTTACTTCCCTACTCTCCATATGCAGAGAGCTTCTGGTGGATTTGGCAGCTTTGTTATAAACAACCGGGCTATTATTCCAATTCCTTTTGATACTCCACATGGGGACATTGTCATTTTGATTGGTGATTGGTACAAAAGGAACCACACG GCTTTGAGGAAGGCTCTTGATGCTGGGAAAGATCTAGGGATGCCAGATGGGGTTCTTATTAATGGCAAAGGCCCTTACCAATATAACACAACACTTGTCCCTGATGGCATTGACTATGAAACCATTGAAGTTCAACCAG GGAAAACCTATCGCATCCGTGTGCACAATGTTGGAACTTCAACTAGTTTGAATTTCAGGATCCAGAACCACAATCTGCTTTTAGCTGAGTCAGAGGGATCATATACAGTGCAACAAAATTATACTAGCTTAGATATACATGTAGGGCAATCTTATTCTTTTTTGGTGACAATGGATCAGAACGCAAGTACTGATTACTACATTGTAGCTAGTGCAAGGTTTGTGAATGAATCGCAGTGGAAAAGGGTTACTGGTGTTGCAATCTTGCATTACACAAATTCCAAGGGGAAGGCAAAGGGTCCCCTTCCAGAGGCACCTAATGATGAGTTTGACAAAACCTTCTCAATGAACCAAGCAAGATCCATCAG ATGGAATGTTTCTGCAAGTGGTGCACGTCCCAACCCTCAAGGCTCATTCAGATATGGCTCAATCAATGTGACCGATGTTTACGTGTTGAAAAATAAGCCTCTGGTAACAATTAACGGGAAAAGACGAGCAACTCTCAGTGGGATATCATTTGTCAATCCTACTACTCCAATCAGGCTTGCAGACCAGTTCAAAGTGAAGGGTGCGTATAAGCTTGATTTCCCTGAGACGCCCCTTACAGGACCACCTAAAATGGCAACATCAGTGATCAATGGAACATACAGGGGATTTATGGAAGTCATTCTGCAGAACAATGACACCAAGATGCATAGCTATCACCTAAGTGGATATGCGGTTTTTGTTGTGGG GATGGATTATGGTGAATGGACAGAGAACAGCAGGGGCACATATAATAAGTGGGATGGCATTGCACGCTCCACAGTCCAG GCTTATCCTGGAGCTTGGACGGCAATTTTGGTTTCACTTGACAATGTTGGAGTCTGGAACCTCAGAACAGAAAACCTTGACTCCTGGTATCTTGGCCAGGAAACGTATATCAGAATTGTCAATCCAGAGGAGACTAACAAAACCGAGTTGCCCATTCCAGACAACGCCCTCTTTTGCGGTGAACTTAGCAAATTGCAGAA gCCAGAAGATATTTCTTTTGCAGCATCAATCACAGGTAACAGATCAAAGCTATTGTTCATGCTGCTGATGGCTGTCTGTGCTTTGATGTCCGTTTTTGGTTGA